The following are encoded together in the Adhaeribacter arboris genome:
- a CDS encoding tail fiber domain-containing protein, translated as MKKYFFFLFLSIVLFYHLPLLAQSPWLVTGNATGGVRRFGSTTPFGVLFITNDQERGVMTANGLWGFGTSTPNARVNINSTAGQNALRVDVNNLTKLLVHSGGGVAIGANVAPPANGLHVNGLMGVGTSTPAAKLHVTEGSDVALSGGGFIVAGSITANNVALDNNEIMARSNGASADLFLNQNGGNLIYNGTNGTGNMGIGNTQPAGRLHITGGTDAAQGGGGFIITGGLTGENIAIDNNEIMARLNGVASPLFLNHNGGNVILQAGPNSTAGKLGIHTDNPVVEAHLVHGVGTGSNHGLRLANSGANNQNWTLYVSNANGNLDLYANNAFLGRFNDATGAYSTVSDLRFKKDIEKAEAVLPKVLQLDVKKYHFLKNKVEDQKNYGLIAQEVEKIFPEVVFKEKGDDGAETYTMDYSAFGVLAIKAIQELQQTVTAQQQQNILLQQQLTTFQERFTQLEAALKTGNNFNLNNNDLLGVTLEQNHPNPVNEITTFRYTIPAGTSAQIQLFEVATGKLIKTLRAPENGQVQLNGSDLLAGTYIYTLVVNGRVAAAKQLLLSK; from the coding sequence ATGAAAAAGTATTTCTTTTTTCTGTTTTTAAGTATTGTACTTTTCTACCACCTACCCTTACTGGCTCAATCTCCTTGGCTGGTAACCGGAAACGCTACGGGCGGCGTTCGTCGTTTTGGTTCAACTACTCCGTTCGGGGTACTATTTATTACCAATGATCAGGAACGCGGGGTAATGACCGCCAATGGTTTATGGGGTTTTGGTACTTCAACGCCTAATGCTCGGGTAAATATAAACAGCACTGCCGGCCAGAATGCTCTGCGGGTAGATGTTAATAATTTAACCAAGCTTTTGGTGCATAGTGGCGGGGGAGTGGCTATCGGGGCTAATGTTGCACCACCCGCCAACGGCTTACATGTAAACGGATTAATGGGAGTTGGTACCAGTACCCCGGCTGCCAAACTCCACGTAACCGAAGGCTCGGATGTGGCGCTAAGTGGCGGTGGTTTTATAGTAGCCGGTTCCATTACCGCCAACAACGTGGCGCTGGATAACAACGAAATAATGGCGAGAAGTAATGGAGCTAGCGCCGACTTATTTTTAAATCAAAATGGGGGCAATCTAATTTATAACGGTACCAATGGAACGGGAAATATGGGCATTGGTAATACCCAGCCAGCAGGTCGGTTGCACATTACCGGTGGAACCGATGCCGCCCAGGGCGGAGGCGGATTTATTATTACCGGTGGCCTTACCGGTGAGAACATAGCCATTGATAATAACGAGATTATGGCCAGATTAAATGGAGTAGCTTCGCCGCTGTTTTTAAATCATAACGGGGGAAACGTAATTTTACAAGCCGGACCGAACTCAACGGCCGGAAAATTAGGCATTCATACGGATAACCCGGTGGTGGAAGCTCATTTGGTGCACGGTGTGGGAACAGGGTCCAACCATGGCTTACGACTGGCCAATTCGGGAGCCAATAATCAAAACTGGACTTTGTATGTTTCTAATGCCAACGGAAATTTAGATTTATACGCGAATAATGCTTTTTTAGGCCGATTTAACGATGCAACAGGGGCTTATTCTACGGTTTCGGATTTAAGATTTAAAAAAGACATTGAAAAGGCGGAGGCGGTATTGCCCAAAGTCTTACAGCTCGACGTGAAAAAATACCATTTCTTAAAGAATAAAGTTGAAGACCAAAAAAATTATGGTTTGATTGCGCAGGAAGTAGAAAAGATATTTCCAGAAGTCGTTTTTAAAGAGAAAGGAGATGATGGAGCGGAAACCTACACCATGGATTACAGTGCGTTCGGGGTATTAGCTATTAAAGCTATTCAGGAATTGCAGCAGACGGTAACGGCCCAGCAACAACAAAATATACTCTTGCAACAACAACTTACTACTTTCCAGGAACGATTTACGCAATTAGAAGCCGCTCTTAAAACAGGAAATAATTTTAATTTAAACAACAACGATTTACTTGGGGTTACTTTGGAGCAAAACCATCCTAATCCGGTAAATGAAATAACTACTTTCCGGTATACCATACCGGCCGGTACTTCGGCTCAAATTCAATTATTTGAAGTGGCTACGGGTAAGCTGATTAAAACTTTGCGCGCCCCTGAAAATGGTCAGGTACAACTGAATGGCTCCGATTTACTGGCGGGTACTTATATTTATACCCTTGTCGTAAACGGAAGAGTAGCTGCCGCCAAACAATTACTTTTATCTAAATAA
- a CDS encoding CocE/NonD family hydrolase: MPFLFFLIHFWYIARVNKSILPFMNFSRLLFILLLIASNLNTLAQSTAPVKLTPQQKQDSLYLAEHYQFRQAMIPMRDGVKLYTEMFVPKDAGKPKKYPFLMTRTPYNATHLHNRLYTNASFAQLAREGFILVEQDVRGRWHSEGKFSHERPLVNNPDKKKQKQPDESTDTYDAIDWLVKNVKNNNGRVGIHGVSYPGFYSTAAAISNHPALKAVSPQAPVTDWFIGDDVHHKGAFFWMDFFDFLPRFDQHTPDKPATRTFGVTQSKNQDNYDYFLHTIKTPKLANTGFFKDSIPFWNDILAHPDYDEYWKSRNPLSHARNLKPAILTVGGWFDAEDLYGALKTYEQIEKQNPKTNNKLVMGPWCHGCWWQEAKSLGDVAFGSATGAFYLDSLFLPFINYHLKEQGSATKLAEATVFETGTNQWRKFNTWPPAAKEQVLYLLPEGKLGNTASTVTNSFDEYVSDPAHPVPYQSRTHRQRTTDYMLDDQRFAAARPDVVSFVSEPLTTDVTLAGPVLADLIASISTTDVDFVVKIIDVYPEDTSDAVAAEGSKAVMSGYQQLVRAEILRGRYRNSFEKPEAFIPNQPTPVRFTVPDLMHTFKPGHRMMVQIQSSWFPLSDRNPQQFINIYQAKPEDYIKSTVRLYHDAQHPSKLVVKVLEK; encoded by the coding sequence TTGCCTTTTTTATTTTTCCTGATTCATTTCTGGTATATTGCCCGGGTAAATAAATCTATCCTGCCGTTTATGAATTTTAGTCGCCTTCTATTTATTCTGCTCCTAATTGCTTCTAATTTAAATACCTTGGCTCAAAGTACTGCTCCGGTTAAATTAACGCCCCAGCAGAAACAAGACAGTTTGTATCTGGCAGAGCATTACCAGTTTCGCCAAGCAATGATTCCTATGCGGGACGGGGTAAAGCTTTACACCGAAATGTTCGTTCCGAAGGATGCGGGTAAGCCAAAAAAGTATCCTTTCCTGATGACCCGTACCCCGTACAACGCGACCCACCTGCATAATCGGCTGTATACCAATGCTTCTTTTGCCCAATTAGCCCGCGAAGGTTTTATTCTGGTAGAGCAGGATGTACGGGGCAGGTGGCACTCGGAAGGGAAATTTTCGCACGAACGCCCATTGGTAAATAACCCCGATAAGAAAAAACAAAAGCAACCCGACGAAAGCACCGACACCTACGACGCTATCGACTGGCTAGTTAAAAATGTCAAGAACAATAACGGTCGGGTGGGAATTCACGGGGTATCGTACCCGGGTTTTTACAGTACGGCCGCCGCTATTAGCAATCACCCGGCTTTAAAAGCAGTTTCGCCGCAAGCACCCGTTACCGATTGGTTTATTGGCGACGACGTGCACCACAAAGGCGCTTTTTTCTGGATGGATTTCTTTGATTTCTTACCCCGCTTTGATCAGCATACCCCCGATAAACCAGCCACCCGGACTTTTGGCGTAACGCAAAGCAAAAACCAGGACAATTACGATTACTTCCTGCATACCATAAAAACCCCCAAACTAGCCAATACCGGATTTTTTAAAGACAGCATTCCGTTTTGGAACGATATTCTGGCCCACCCGGATTACGATGAATACTGGAAAAGCCGGAATCCTTTGTCGCACGCCCGCAATTTAAAACCGGCCATTTTAACCGTTGGGGGCTGGTTCGATGCGGAAGATTTATACGGGGCGCTTAAAACCTACGAGCAAATCGAAAAACAAAATCCGAAAACAAATAATAAATTAGTCATGGGTCCCTGGTGCCATGGTTGCTGGTGGCAGGAGGCCAAATCTTTGGGCGATGTTGCCTTTGGTAGTGCCACTGGGGCATTTTACCTCGATAGTTTGTTTTTACCTTTCATCAATTACCATTTAAAAGAACAAGGCTCGGCCACAAAATTAGCCGAAGCTACCGTTTTTGAAACCGGTACTAATCAATGGCGGAAATTTAACACCTGGCCACCGGCGGCTAAAGAACAAGTATTGTATTTACTGCCCGAAGGAAAATTAGGAAACACGGCTTCTACGGTTACCAATTCTTTCGATGAGTATGTTTCTGATCCTGCGCATCCGGTACCTTATCAAAGCCGTACGCACCGCCAACGCACCACCGATTACATGCTCGATGACCAGCGATTTGCCGCTGCCCGGCCCGATGTAGTTTCTTTTGTTTCGGAACCTTTAACGACCGATGTAACTTTGGCCGGACCCGTGCTGGCCGATTTAATTGCCAGTATTTCTACCACCGATGTTGATTTTGTGGTGAAAATAATTGACGTTTACCCGGAAGATACATCCGACGCGGTTGCCGCCGAAGGCAGCAAAGCCGTTATGAGTGGCTACCAGCAATTAGTACGAGCCGAAATTTTACGGGGCCGTTACCGCAACAGCTTCGAAAAACCCGAAGCATTTATACCTAATCAACCCACTCCGGTCCGTTTTACGGTGCCGGATCTTATGCATACTTTTAAACCGGGCCACCGGATGATGGTGCAAATCCAGAGTTCCTGGTTTCCGCTCTCCGACCGCAACCCACAACAGTTTATTAATATTTACCAGGCTAAACCCGAAGATTACATTAAATCCACTGTTCGCTTGTACCACGATGCCCAACACCCCTCGAAGTTAGTGGTGAAAGTTTTAGAAAAGTAA
- a CDS encoding BlaI/MecI/CopY family transcriptional regulator encodes MQKLGKREEQIMQIVWQLQNAFVKDIIDALPEPKPHYNTVATMVKILTDKGFLNAEKIGNTFRYTPLISLGEYRQQDVATIKRKYFNNSFSKMITHFAQEENLSNEELDELIRIIKSQKTN; translated from the coding sequence ATGCAGAAATTAGGAAAACGCGAAGAGCAGATCATGCAAATTGTTTGGCAACTCCAAAACGCTTTTGTCAAAGACATTATCGATGCCCTGCCGGAGCCCAAACCCCACTACAATACCGTTGCAACCATGGTAAAAATCCTGACGGATAAGGGATTTTTGAACGCGGAAAAAATTGGGAATACCTTCCGGTATACGCCCTTAATTTCTTTGGGGGAGTACCGCCAACAAGATGTGGCCACCATAAAACGGAAATATTTCAATAATTCTTTCTCTAAAATGATCACGCATTTTGCCCAGGAAGAAAACTTGTCGAACGAAGAGTTGGATGAACTGATTCGCATTATAAAATCGCAAAAAACAAATTAA